GGAGCTGCGAGTGCCCTGGTTCTGTGCTTACGGAGAAGAGCTACAAGGTATATCTTTATCGCAAGTTTTTGTATGTCGTGATATACTATGAATATGCGACTATCTTAAGGGTGAAAAGAGCTGCTACTGTTTCCGGTTCTCCCTCCCTGGAAGTGTGTCTGCGACTCTCTTAAGGGTTAACACTTTTTTCTGTTCTGATGTATATTCTTTAAACGTACGGTCCTCTTGGAGCGCATATAAACTTCTCTAATGCATTCCTTGATAATATTCAGGGGGCTAATGTActatcgatttttttttttctgagaaaaATATAGCAAAGGGTCCAGGAATTCCTAAATAGATTCTAGGAGCAGTTGCATGTCTCGATGTGACGATATATTAAACCAGGAAAAGCAGTCATAAAAGATCGCATtcggaaagaagaaaagagtctCTCATATGACTTATATTCCtgtcctttttttctttaaattgcTGAGACAGGGTTACTTCATGAGCCGCGGAGGAGGAGAAGCAGTTTTGGAGCGCAACAGGGGGTGGGCGACGGGACTAGAGCCGCCGGCAATGTCCCACTATACCAGAGTCCAGAAGGCAAAAACAACTCATGCCGAGACTAGAACACTGCCCCTCTTTCCCATCCATACACCAGAACAAGAGAAAGTAGAGGAGGAGGAACACCAGGGAGGAAAGCAAAGAGAAGAAGGCGGCGTTCGTTCCTCCGTAGCAGGAACGCCCCAACAACCCAAACCCATCGGACGCATTCCTGCCTTCAATTTAGATGATGGCCGGCAACGGCAAGAAGACCATTGCTGTCTGGAACTCACTCTTGATTCCTACCGCCATGTTCCCCTGAGATCGACGTGATCTCATGCAGAAAGTGGCAGCAGCTTGCTTAGTCGCACTTTCTAATTCAACTCTACGGTTAGGCTGCACTTGATTCCTTCCCAcgcaaaaaaaaatgcaatccgTATCCCCAGCGGACGCAGAGctaaatttcctttttttttttttttgacttcttATGCTGAGATGGCCTGGCTTTGAATTGATCATCTGTACCGCTGAACGGGCACAACTTTGAATTGATCATGAGTACCGCTGAATGGGTACATCGATATAATTTCTCGGACTCAGCAAACCCAGCTTCTGCTGCAATGCCGCTGCCGCTGCAACTGTTTACAGTACCCTCGGCGATGTCGACACCTCTGGAACACACAGTCCAGATATCCCGGCCACAAGTGGTACTGCATTAAAGATAACAGGGGTTTAGTGGGAGCCACGACAGCTGGGAGAAGGAGATAGATATCCTTCTTCTATAAATATCCTCTCACAAATATTCTCTTGATCCTTCAACAACGGGGGTGGCCATTTTGGCTTccctttcattaaaaaaaaaggagagaaggtGGGGACCGCCGGCCACGGGGGGGGAAGCCCTCCGCACTGGAATTTCGTACTGCAGCGTGACGGGTGATAAACTTCTAGGCTTCTCTTTCACCATGAATTCTTCCAACTCGGAAGGCCCGAACGAAAGAGAGCACAGGGCCCTCGGATGGGAACATGCTAACCCATCCCAAGGAGTTAAGACAAGTCAGAGCCTTTAAACAAGCATTTATTTCATCGGGCTCCTATTGTCAATATCTCATTCATATGCCCCCAGGTCGAACCAGAGTAAAAACAGGTAACAGACAAAAGGATGGGACCCACGCGGGGGAGGAGGTCAAACTAGCCGGGCTTGGATCCAGCTAGACTTGTTCCCTCCATTAATTCACCTTCTCCAATCAATTAGGATAATCTTGCGTCCTGATGAGAATTTGGAAACCAAGCATCTCTCAGTTTTACGCATTATTTCAGATCGGGGAACAAGCACAACAGGACTTCAAACAGGTACTGGCAGTATCGTACTATCATCTATTTCCGCCTTCAGTTTTGTGAGGTTCTGCCTGCTGTTCAAGTTTAAGATGTATGAATCTTCCAGCTCCAATGCTCGGTATGAAATTAAGTAGCCTTAAGCAAACAAGGGAAGCATCCACTCTACTCTTCAGAAAACCAATTTTCTTCTCTAGTGAGGATTGGGTCCCCAGTGTGCAAATTCCTTGGGACTATATTTTGATCAACTAGCTTTCGATCGATCTTCAGAACACAAAAAATCCAGTCTTGGTTTCTCCAAATTACTCCAGATGTTTCTAACTTCGTTTAAGATGTGATCCTGTAAACTTACCCATCAGGGATAACAACCATTCATCTCTGGTTTTGTTTGACCACTTATAGTGATACCATTCAAGTGCGCATTCAAATTTTCCTGTCAACTCTCTTGTAAGTAGCTTAACTAGACCATGATGATTGAAGAAAATAAGCGTGTCTAATTAACACTGGAGATTTGATGGAATCAGCAAGCACAAGCAACAATCTTTGATGTAAATGTTTCAGCTGGGCCCATATATAAAATTTCTACAAAATAAATCTTAGATTTGTTGTTTTCGTTACTAACTGGCAATAGAGCAATTCTAGAAACCTTGTCCAAGAAGCAGCACATTGGTGTCTTGCAGTCCACAGAAATGAAATATATGATACTCGTATGATCGCCTACCGTGCACCAGCATGGTTGGTGGTATTTATTGCAAGTACCAAATACATCCTATAATTATCAAGGACTGTTATACTACATATAATATAAAACATAAATGCATCCAATTGGGGTCAGACAGGGAACTCCCTGCAAGAAAATAAACTAGGAGAGTTCTACCCCTCGGGTCTGTGTTGTCATGATGGGTTTGTTCCCTTAAGCTGCTTGCGTTTCCTGATTGccaggaaaaaaaacaaagccTTAGGATTAAAGCTGTCAATCATTTCCATTGCAAGCTTTCGTTACGGCAAATTCTAATTCCACTTAAAATGTAACCACTAAATCCACTCATCTACGTCAGTGGATGAGTACGTGAAGGAAGAACCTGCAACAGCATTTGAAACAACGAGCAATATTCATTTCTGACACGTAGCACAAACAATTCTGTGTCTTTATACTGCGAACCAAAATGCTCGATCAAACATAGATTTGGCAGGAGCTTAGGGCTAACATTGTTTCTGGATACTGTGACGTAACTGTGGGTTAGTCGGCCACTTCTGGCCATCTTGCAGTTTCAGATAGGCGTTGGAGTTATGAATCTGAGCTTGGTCAGTCTTGACTTTTGACCACTAACATGGCAATTTTTGCCGGAAGACCAAGTGCTGTGTGCCCTATATTGGCCATGAAACCGTTGGCTTCTAATCATCATAACAGAAATGGAGGGGGTGAAAAAGGAGTAGAATGAACAAGAAACATGACCTGCAGCATATAGGAGCATATAATTCCACAACAGTGAGTGGGCGGAAGCTTTAGCAGAACTCGACACATGATAACATGCAAATTTCCTACCATAAGTATTAAGTCAAGAACCTTGTTTTCACTTACATTGCCAGGCTTTATGCATTGCTCCTACAGATATAGAAACATCCAAAAAAACCTCCTATAGCACCACAAGCTAAACTAGCCAGTTTTTCTTTCCCAGACAAACTCTAGTGGATGACAGATGTCCACTAGAATTAACGCAAAAAAACAAGGTCAAGTATAAAGTTTCATTGCATAATGGTGAAGAAGCATGTTATTGAATCAGCATGGCCCATGAACTTCCCATATTTTAACACAACTGGGCCTAAGCGATTGGAAAGCTTCTCTATGGCTGTTTCGTGTACGAAGTTCagagaaaaatcagaagaataACCGCACACTAAAACAACAGAATCAGTCTTGGAGACGCACTCACTAATGTCCCAAGATTATGGAGAAAGTTCTGTACAAAACAGTGACTGGATGGTATCACACAAGAAAGCTAATGAAAAATGCCTTCGACCTATAAGGGGGCTGGCATCATTACTAAATGTCTGAAAATAGCCCTGCAAAGTAGTAAGATCCTGATTGCATCAGTTGACATCTGAGCAAATACAATAGTTCTAAATCTGCTGATGTTAGCAGAACAAATGCAGCGGACAGCAATTAATTCAATGACTTACGTCTTAACAAGCATAATAATCTATAAATAACATGATGAAAGAACATTTTTTGCTGAAAGTAAGTGTCTCAAATCTGATGGCTAATCTTGCTGATTTGAACTAAAGATGCGTGCCTTTAGCATGAACGAAAATTATAGGCAAAATGGAGAGACGAtaccaaggaaaaaaaaataaaaatgtacatgCACATTACTGCTTCAAGTGATCTAAGTTGCACCTCATGCTAATGAATGTGCATATACACTTACATGTTAACAGTGGGATAAATGGctctctattttaaccacattagAAAGTCTGACCTGATATTCACGAAGCAAGGCTCTCAAATTTGCAATCCAATGGCCATTCTTGCAGTTTGGAGTCTCTGCATGCATGTTGCATGAGGATGCATATTTCATCACCAATCAGGACGAGTAAGGTCAATAAACAGAAATAGTTTTCCAATTGCATGGTTAAGATCCAACTAATATAGCCAAAGGAGCACATTAACAGGAGATATACGGCATATGTGAGTACAGATATGGGGCATAAGCGAGTACTGTTTTCTGTATTTGCATATGAAATAGCTGCTAATACTAGTCATATGAAATATCTAATCACCTGATGGCATTGGTGATAAATTGCAAATGGTGCAGAATATGATAATAAGTGGCAGCAGATCTTGAACTAAGCTCCCCACCTCCAGTTCTGGAGCAGCAACCATCAAGCTACATAAAGGAATGAGAAAAAGAGCCATTAAAGACTAAGATCTCGCTTTCATTATATTCAGTTTATACCTTACCTTCTAAGGCCTTTTTCCTTCCATAACTTTATGACTTCTGGTGATGCCCTCCTCCCTGGATTGACTGACTTGAAAACTGTAGGAGTGGTCTTATCTCTGCAGTCTACAATGATAGGAGAACATCTATGTGTGCCCATAATATCTTGCAGATCACTTCCAGAAAAAAGAGATGTTTCTTGGGAGACGACTAACTGTTCACCTGGCAAAGAATCTCCTTCCCTGACAACTTGATCATCAGAAAAAGCTTTTTGGAAGCACATTCAGTCAGCAAAGACTCCTAAGTATGTGATTGTATTTCTGAAGATTGGATATTCTCATGTGGTTTGGAGCTTTCGTGGGCAAAGTTTTGTGAAAAACAGAGATCAGAAAAGGTGCTTGAATAATCCTGCATTTGATGGAATACCAAACAACTGATTTTGCAAAAGATACTAACATTCAGTTATATAATAATCAACAGAAACCAAGTTGGTGGTCTGACGACCATTCCATGGTCAAAAATCTCCGTCAAATAAGTTTGACTTTGGTTTACCCAAAAAAGGGGAAGAGCTTGACTTtccactcttaccttttctttcCTTAAACTTGTCAAGAAATGATCTCAGTAAATTTTCTCAAACAAGATAAGAAAATTGGCTAGCATATCAAAGTTATAGTACCCCGTTTTTCCCAACCTCTAGAAACTAATGGCTCTAACATTGCTTATGGTATGTCACCATTATGCTTATGCATGCCCATTTCTCAGACCATAAATCTTTTGTTTTATAATTCCAGAAGTAAAGAATAAATACACAACTTaccttaaatttttttatccttatttttccttTAATCTAGCATCTCTAAAATTCTTCTTTGCATGTTATAATGAAGAGACAAACCAAATGATACTGAAAATTCATCCTCCCATCAGAAGAATATGCTGTAATACTCAAGCGACAAACTCAAATTTGTATCAAAGTACTCAGTCATCCTGAAGAGTTCATACCAGGCTAAGCCATCCAGTTTTATCTTTCTTGAAACCTTATATTTCTAAGGCTCCACTTTTTTAAAGACTCTTACTGCTGATGTCGACCCCATGGTTTTGGAGGTCAACTAGTGGTTTAGTTTGACTAGAAGACAATGCAGGTTGAATCATTCACGGATGGGTTTTAGCTTTACGCTAATATACACATgttcaaaaattaataaatgttAGAACCTAGTTCATTGCTTAGTATGTGTCCTcaaaagtccaattaattagcGAGACACAGCAATGAAGAGACAAACCAAATGATACTGAAAATTCATCCTCCCATCAGAAGAATATGCTGTAATACTCAAGCGACAAACTCAAATTTGTATCAAAGTACTCAGTCATCCTGAAGAGTTCATACCCGCACAATGCGCGGAGAagataataaaaatttaaatataaatttacctaatagaagaataaataacttttcaaaaaataaaataaaaaatatattataggtGCAACGCATTTTATAATTATCGAtcattttaatttcaaaatttcattaataaaaatatagcaCTCATGGGAAtgataaattatttaataaaatgattGAAGAATGCAAGAAATACAAAATTTGTAATTAGGTGGAAATACAAAACAAGATGCGGAGTCGAATCGAATGATATACATCAAGATTGTGTCCAATAGTCTATACACTATTTAATTAAACCCCCCTGTTATGTAATCTATATGCTAATTGTCACTTAAAGAAGAAGAGTTAGTCACTAATACATCGTGTCTAAGATTTGAAATCTTGGTTATCCacgattattttaatttttcctaTCTATAATGATGATGAGCTAATTATTAGAAAAACTAAATCttcaaagtaaaaaaaatatagagaaaTGATAAAATTGTGCAACATAAAGCTACCTTAGCATCTTTGAATAGATTAGAATATGAAACCTAATATCAGCATTGCAAGTTTCTCTGAAAAAATAACCAAAGCATATCATACTTGGGACCtagttaataaaaaatattaatatcaaaaaaatgcaagaaatattatcaaaaaaaaaatctaatgatGACAATGAGGAGAGGCGGGAAAAGGGGCAGACGTACAATGAAAAAGATGTAGGGAAATAAATACCCTGTATTTTCGACGCCCCGGTTGACCttaaatcaagcaaaatattatgattttatccccttttctagatttttgagaaagaggagagaaagaatTTCACTTccaatactttctccttttcgcATAATATAATAATGTAAATATTGC
Above is a genomic segment from Phoenix dactylifera cultivar Barhee BC4 chromosome 2, palm_55x_up_171113_PBpolish2nd_filt_p, whole genome shotgun sequence containing:
- the LOC103719886 gene encoding uncharacterized protein LOC103719886 isoform X2 encodes the protein MCFQKAFSDDQVVREGDSLPDCRDKTTPTVFKSVNPGRRASPEVIKLWKEKGLRSLMVAAPELEVGSLVQDLLPLIIIFCTICNLSPMPSETPNCKNGHWIANLRALLREYQGYFQTFSNDASPLIGRRHFSLAFLCDTIQSLFCTELSP
- the LOC103719886 gene encoding uncharacterized protein LOC103719886 isoform X1: MCFQKAFSDDQVVREGDSLPGEQLVVSQETSLFSGSDLQDIMGTHRCSPIIVDCRDKTTPTVFKSVNPGRRASPEVIKLWKEKGLRSLMVAAPELEVGSLVQDLLPLIIIFCTICNLSPMPSETPNCKNGHWIANLRALLREYQGYFQTFSNDASPLIGRRHFSLAFLCDTIQSLFCTELSP